The segment AATCCACTGCAAGGATACTATAGCAGTGAATACATGTCCATCTGGAGCACCTAGTCTGCCTCTCATCACTCAGGCATTGTAGGCGCTAACTGCATTGGGGTTGTATGATCTCTTCTGTAATTAGAGATACTCATGAAATATTTTCCTGTATCGGCCACGATACTCTTCTGCAGCTGTAGCGTTGTAAGATATAAAATACTGATGAAGACCTGTCCTGTAATATTATGCCTACGCTTATGCATGCCCTACGGTCGGCTGTTCTGTCAAAAACATTAAAGGCTCCTTACGTATAAAAGCGCCTAGTTGGGGGTCTGCTGACGCCCTTCCACGTTCACTGCCTTTCCTTTCTCTGCAGACTACATCATTCCTACAGATCTTGAGTAGATCACGTGGGACACAAGCAACATCCCAATATGCGACGCCCTCTTCGCCTCCTTGGCCACACATCCAATCAGAAGCAaaatgaagaaaactgaaaattcaCAAACCAGTGCACTCAGAACACTCACCGGCTGCCTGCCACCTACGAGcatcaatgaaacaaaaatattgcCAAATGGAATCGTATTatgtactcattttttttttttttttttttgtctaatccaaaccattccataacCAGCTACCACCTCTTAAGCAGATATAGATGACTAACCCCCAGACTCGCAAATCTGACACCTATACACATACCCGTCTCCTTTAACCAACTCAGCAATGACAAAACTTATACACACTGACATCAACCCAATAAGCACTATACACCCGCCCTCCTAAACCCCAAGTCTATCTTCATCtcaagacatacacccatctcaaactgcactccccagacatgtacgagtacCCTGGACACCACCTATCGCTCCAACACCGTTCCAACATATCACAAAACCCCTTCTGCCCAAGATGCAACAGCCACAATTAAGACGCTGATCACTTTCTCCTCAACTGCCTTGAGTTCTttccacacagatacacacaacatcgccacactttatgacctactgacacacacacccagctgggCGCAGATGGCTCCTCCACCATAAAGACATATGTTCAAAGACAAAGGAATGATTCATTTATTCATGAGACGATTTCTCACACTTTTAACGTGGTCTTAAACCTGCACTAGGTAAATCCAATCCCTATAGGATGCAACTGATCTTCACCTCGTCTTCATGCATATGACACGATCCTCAGGTAGAGGGACAATATCTAAATCATTTATGAGGCAAAAATAACCTAAAAACGTTACCCTACATAGACATTTGAACATCCTACAAACCACATATACTGTGCTAGACTTAGAGAACATCTGAGTGAAGATTTGCTCGAGATGAAAGCTGCCTCGTCCCTTACTATGCAGAGGCCCAGGATAACAGATGAGCTATATCAGAACTCCGGGACAATGTTAAGTTACACGATTGGTGGCTTGAGGTCTGTGTAGTTAAGCCAGACTCGAGTCTTCACATGGGCAGTGATCCAGCTTGCCGTCTTTGCATTCGGACGCATTCCACTTCGCCGCACAATGCAGCCATATATAGCTGGGTGAGCTAAATGGGGCTTACGCCTCCCAAAGCAAGAACAaacgggactcgaacccacgccttCGTGCTTCACGGCAAAGCGTTCAATTCAACCGTGGATGTGAGAATGTGAGACCCCTCTCCTTCTGGTAACCCGGTAAGTCTTACGTCTTTAAGTCAGTTCTAGAACATTTCAAGTGAGAATCTCTATAGGTTCACAGGATGACGTGTCTAAATAAAGATCTGCTTCACAGAAAACCAGATCTTACTCTCCAGTGACTCAGATGGGTCTTAGCTGCTGGCCACTGATGGATTCATTAGTGAATCAGTGAGTCACCAGTGGTCCAGTGAGTCATCAGCAGTCCACTGGTTCATTTGTGGCCCTGTGGGTCATCAGTGGCCCGGTGGCTCATCAGACATCCAGTACGAGGTAAAATGATTCTTCAGTGGTCCAGTGATCCTTCACTGGACCAATGATCATCGCCGAAGGAACCCCAGCAGTCCAATCGTGTCAATGGTCCAGAATTACTTTGTTGGAGCATCAGCGGTACAGAAGTACCTCGGGAGAGCAGTGGTACACATGTACCTCATTCACTGACATTCTGGTCCAGAGTTACATGTGACCCAGCGATCTGGCCAAGTACTCCGAGGAGGTACTTCGACGTTGCAGCGATGTGGTGTTGGTCCAGGAAGGTGCCTCGATGTTCCAGCGATGTGGTGTTGGTCTAGATAGGTTCCTCGATGTTCCAGCCATGTGGTGTTGGTCTAGATAGGTTCCTCGATGTTCCAACGATGTGGTGTTGGTCTAGATAGGTTCCTCGATGTTCCAGCCATGTGGTGTTGGTCTAGATAGGTTCCTCGATGTTCCAGCGATGTGGTGTTGGTCTAGATAGGTTCCTCGATGTTccagtgatgtggtgttggtCTAATAGGTTCCTCGATGTTCCAGCGATGTGATGGTGGTACAGGGAGATACTTCGACGTTCTAGCGATGTGGTGTTGGTCCAGGGAGGTGCCTCAATGTTCCAGCGATGTGGCGTTGGTCGAGAGAGGTTCCAGCGATGTGATGATAGTCCAGGATCCAGAGAGGTACCTTAATGGTCATATAATATGGTGTTGGCCCAGAGAGATTCCTCGATGTTTCAGCCAtgtggtgatggtccagagaGATACTTCGATGTTCCAGCGATGTGGTCCTTGTCCAGAGAGGTTCCTCGATGTTccagtgatgtggtgttggtCTAGATAGGTTCCTCGATGTTCCAGCGATGTGGTGTTAGTCTAGATAGGTTCCTCGATGTTCCAGCGATGTGATGATGGTACAGGGAGATACTTCAACGTTCCAGCGATCTGGTCCCGAGAGATACCTCGATGTTCTAGCGATGTGGACGTTGTCCAGAGATGTAACTCGATGTTCCAGTGACCTTTCCAGTTAGTGATCCAGAGAGGTACGCCAGCGGTCCAGCAGCCTCGCTTCCTAAGACGAGGTAACCCAACCAACGGTGCAGGATGGCCACGAAAATGTCATGGGAAGATGAGGTCAGAGGTGGCGCagggcggggtgggtggtggctggggtcggGGGTCGGCGGAGATATAAAAAGGGGCTGGCGGCCCAAGTTGGCAGCAGACCTTCAGCGGCGACCAGAGCGCcagcatctttcctcccacacccttcgCCCGCCCCGCCGCCCGCACCGCCGCCCATCATGGCCTCCTGGACTAGCTTGGTAGGAAACCCaatcgcctccctcccccccaactccccggaagtgacccccccccctgtgAAACACTCGGTTCAATCTTCTTGTGAAACTACACAAGTGAACCTTCACGGGAAACACATATATGAACCAAGTAACACACACCAGTGAACCATACAAATGAACGTTCGCGTGAAACACATATATGAACCAAGTGAAGCACAGAAGTGAACCATACATCTGAACCCTCACTTGAAAATGGTTAAATCTTCTTGTGAAACACACAACAGAACCTTCAAGTGAAACACATATAGAAACCAAGTGAAGCACACAAGTGGACCATACATAAGAACCCTCACGTGCAACACATGACTGAATCTTCTTGTGAAACACAACTGAACCTTGAAGTGAGACACATAACTGAACATTCAAGAGAAACACATGACTGAATCACTTCCTGAAACAACACAAAGGATTCTTCACGTGAATCAGAAACGCGTGACACCAACAGAGAACCCATAAAACAGGGGATCGAACGATCACACAACACTACGATCCATCTAACCCGAAACACAGTGTTGTCTGCCACGACTCAGAATACCATCGACCACAAGTGATTCAGTTCTTCTTGGTGGTgtttcatacgtgtgtgtgtgtgtgtgtgtgtgtacatgtgggtTTTGTTCGAGGATATACAAGGCTGCAACACAAATTTTCATCATCACACGTCatctgaccatcaccacaccccacgcCATACCATCAtctgaccatcaccacaacccacgcCATACCATCAtctgaccatcaccacaacccacgcCATACCATCatctgaccatcaccacacccacgccATACCATCatctgaccatcaccacacccacgccATACCATCatcttaccatcaccacaccccacgcCATACCATCatctgaccatcaccacaccccacgcCATACCATCatctgaccatcaccacacccacgccATACCATCATCTTACCATCACCACATCCCACGCCATACCATCatcttaccatcaccacacccaagcTATACCATATACTATCACTATATAccctacatcatcatcaaactgtCACCATATACCCTCTACACcatttcatcaccatcaccacaagaaatGATCACCATTTGCAACCTCTGCATAGCTGCCACTGCCACACCACATCCATCTACCACACGAcgccacaccatctaccacacgacgccacaccatctaccacacgaCGCCACACCTACTACCACACGACGCCACACCTACTACCACACGCcgccacaccatctaccacacgaCGCCACACCTACTACCACACGAcgccacaccatctaccacacgaCGCCACACCTACTACCACACGAcgccacaccatctaccacacgaCGCCACACCTACTACCACACGAcgccacaccatctaccacacgacgccacaccatctaccacacgacgccacaccatctgccacacgacaccacaccatctacacgaCACCACACCATTCTCCACGATCGAACCACCACACAAAGTTCATCTACCACCAGGACGTCACACAATTTACCATCACGAAATTCTCAACTTTGATCTTTCCTTCCCTCTAGATTAAGGTGACAGTgaattacatcatatatataaagtgttgacTAACCATCGTAGATTtgaggcataatatatatatttctttttttttcttttttttccccccaaaagaaggaacagagaagggggccaggtgaggatattccctcaaaggcccagtcctctcttcttaacgctacctcgctatcgcgggaaatggcgaatagtatgaaaatatatatatatatatatatatatatatatatatatatatatatatatatatatatatatatatatatacatatatatatatatatatatatatatagttgtctaTGTGTTGAATATGTTATATTCCCCAGTCAAGCATTACATCGTCATGACACCAAAAAAGCCTCGTCTCGAGAGGGCGCATGTTATCCCCTTCTGAAGCCAGGACACCACAAAAAATCTCCTTTCCGTTAACACAGCTTTTGTCTCTGTTGCAGGCGCTGTTGTCCGCATTAGCGGTTAGCGCGCTGAGTTTGCCTCGGCCCGACGAAAGTGCCTACAAGATTCCCCAAGTTGGAACTGGACGGCGTTCCCAGTACTACGTCCTCCACAACGACGGAACCTACAAGTACGGCTACGACACCGGCGACGGCGCCTTCGAGAGCGCTCGACTCAAGCAGGCTGGCCGCCAGGACGGAGAGTTCGGCTACAGGGACCCCGACGGCAACACTGTCACCCTCCAGTACAAagctggtgagggaggcttcGTGGCCAAGGGGGACCACATACCTGCCCCACACCCGGACTTCGATGCGGCTCACGCGGCAGCTCGAGCTCGCCCACCCTTCGTAGATCCTCTCGCCGACGGGAACACCGACGCTTCGTACGGATTCCAGTTCGCCGAGGACGGGCTTGCGCGAGTGGAGCAGAGTGACTCAGACGGCAATGTGCGTGGCTCTTACACCTACACTGACGAGGAAGGTCGTACACGAACCTACACATACACTGCCGGCCGTGGTACTGGTTTTGTCATCGAGGGCGACGATCTTCCACAAGCACCAGAGGCTCCCGGGGCCACTCCAGCTGCAACACGACTCTCATCTTCTGCCGGCCGGTTCTCTGCCTCCCGCGCTACCGGAACAACATCCTCCACCGCTTCAGCTGTAACCGCCTTCAGGGCATCCTCTGCCAGCCCACGTCGTCCAGCTCGCCCCTTCAGTGGCACTTCAGCAACAACTTCAGGAAGCTTCTCTACTCAGTACCGCAGTCCAACAGCATCACGCACCACTGCAgtgtcacacactccctccatcacccgcACTTCCACGGCTTTTCGTCGCCCTACCTTTACAGGCGCCCAGACTCAGTACACAACCTCTTCCCAAGCTTCAACCCGTCAACAGACCAGACCATTTGAACCTGCCAATACTCGCAGTCAGCTGACGTCTGATGGTGGTTACGCCTTTGCCTACGAGACGTCCAGTCACTCGCGAGCCGAGTCTGGCGACGGAGACAACAACGTTGTGGGAGAATTCGACTTCGTCGCAGATGACGATGGCCAGCGACGAGCTATCCAGTATGAGGCAAGCTCCGCCACAGGATTCATCGCCGAGGGTGCGCACATTCCTGTAGGACCCGAGGTGCCTGGGGCGCCGTCTGGCCAGCCTACCGGCAAAATCGTCCCCGTTCAAGAGGTCCCCTTCATCGACCCTCTGGCTGACTCCAACACCGACGCCTCCTACAACTTCGGCTTCGAGTCGGAGCAGTATTCCCGCACAGAGACCGCTGACGCCGATGGCAACGTTCAAGGTACCTACACAGTCGTGGACGACGACGGAACGCGTCGCACCTACCGCTTCCGGGCCGGCGAGGGCGTCGGCTTCGAAACCGAGGAAGTCTCGTCTTCTCGAGGTCCTCCTCCATCCCGCCCTGCTTCCGCTAC is part of the Panulirus ornatus isolate Po-2019 chromosome 67, ASM3632096v1, whole genome shotgun sequence genome and harbors:
- the LOC139747014 gene encoding uncharacterized protein — translated: MASWTSLALLSALAVSALSLPRPDESAYKIPQVGTGRRSQYYVLHNDGTYKYGYDTGDGAFESARLKQAGRQDGEFGYRDPDGNTVTLQYKAGEGGFVAKGDHIPAPHPDFDAAHAAARARPPFVDPLADGNTDASYGFQFAEDGLARVEQSDSDGNVRGSYTYTDEEGRTRTYTYTAGRGTGFVIEGDDLPQAPEAPGATPAATRLSSSAGRFSASRATGTTSSTASAVTAFRASSASPRRPARPFSGTSATTSGSFSTQYRSPTASRTTAVSHTPSITRTSTAFRRPTFTGAQTQYTTSSQASTRQQTRPFEPANTRSQLTSDGGYAFAYETSSHSRAESGDGDNNVVGEFDFVADDDGQRRAIQYEASSATGFIAEGAHIPVGPEVPGAPSGQPTGKIVPVQEVPFIDPLADSNTDASYNFGFESEQYSRTETADADGNVQGTYTVVDDDGTRRTYRFRAGEGVGFETEEVSSSRGPPPSRPASATYASTLHGSAGTATSSAAAGAVSVGPSTTYSVPSPFRGTSSARRPATQTSVTSRPFAYTQPATFSSSTSPLRTSFTQSTRQELFPGFTLNQYAATDNAEKYGYVLKFD